A region of the Candidatus Zixiibacteriota bacterium genome:
TATCGGTTTTATTGCGTCTATTGACAGCCGGGCTGGCCGTTGCTTTGATATTTCTATCCTGTGCTTCATCTGGGAATCAAACACCAGCCCCGGAATTCGACGGCAGTCGTGCCTTGGAATGCCTGGTCAGGCAGGTTTCTTTCGGACCCCGGGTTCCGGGCAGTATCGCCTCGGCTGATTGCCGACGTTATCTGGTTGATTTCTTCCGCAATCTGGGGGGCGCGGTAGACACCCTGCCATTTATCCATAATGATAAGACAACCGGTAAAGCTGTTTCGATGTGCAATATTCTAGTGCGTTTCACCGGCTCGGCCGCCGGCCCGAAAGATAATTATCTCCTGGCGGCCCATTATGACAGCCGCCCGCGTGCGGAGTATGACCCGGATACGACCAGAAGAAATCAGGCTATTCCGGGAGCCAATGATGGTGCTTCGGGAGTGGCCGTGCTTATGGAACTCGGCAATCTTCTGGCCACCCAAAAAACACGTGTCAATCTTGATATTGTCCTGCTTGACGGAGAAGACTGGGGGTATCCGGGGGAC
Encoded here:
- a CDS encoding M28 family peptidase translates to MTRLSVLLRLLTAGLAVALIFLSCASSGNQTPAPEFDGSRALECLVRQVSFGPRVPGSIASADCRRYLVDFFRNLGGAVDTLPFIHNDKTTGKAVSMCNILVRFTGSAAGPKDNYLLAAHYDSRPRAEYDPDTTRRNQAIPGANDGASGVAVLMELGNLLATQKTRVNLDIVLLDGEDWGYPGDLNEYFLGAKAMLSRNIKGKYQFAILVDMIGDKDLTVYREEFSNKYSPKVTDLIWRTAAELKENHFIDSVGYGVQDDHLSFMTIDLPAAVIIDFIYPYWHTTQDTPDKCSSESLRAVGRVLSTILYRL